In the Eretmochelys imbricata isolate rEreImb1 chromosome 20, rEreImb1.hap1, whole genome shotgun sequence genome, TAGCGAATGTAGCACACAGTTTTATCATCGATGCAGCAAAGGTATGTTTCTTGCCTGTGGCTTGAGTGGAGATCTTTCCCATGCTACTTTCAGATCAGGCGAGGTTCAGCAAAAGCAGGATATAAAAGCCCACGCTTGAGTGCCCCTGGTTGCAGAGAGAGCACCTGACGttggcagcagagcagaagtctGTGCATCAATGAGTTTGGAGAACATTAACAGAAGCAGTGTGAAAACTAATCAATCAGTATTCACCTTCTAAAAGCCGGAACGCTGAACTGTTTGAACGTTAAAGTAGATCAAACACAGCACATGTGAAACAAATCAAATGTTCgctgagctgctgcaggtgaCCTGCACTTACCGGCTGATCTGGGGGGAAAGTCTGAGGGGACAGTGTCCTGGGTTCATGGAGCAGATCTGTCAAACTGGACTTGCTGCACCCAGCTGGCTAAGGTTGAGAATCCTGTTCCTTCTGCCACCACAGGAGGCTGCTGTGTTCACCTTTGCAGCTCTGAGCTCAGGTGATTTGGACAGCAAGTCAGATGGCCTCCAGACCCAGTCCCTACTACACACTTCTCCTGCCTGAACTTGCAGCTCACTGGCTTGCAGGTGGCTGTATTCACTCAGGGGCAGCGTGACATGTACAGGCCTGGTGTGTGCTGGTGGAGATGCTTGCAGGACGTGGGTGGTTGATGGCACAGTCCATCTGTTGCAGCGTAGGGAAGTCACGTACGCAAATAGCATTCAGGGGACTTGCCACCTAggggaaaatatatttgtaaaatttgAATAAACTTGTCATGTAAACAAACTTTAAACTCGCATTTCTACCTGTAGCTCCCGGAGGAGGATGTTAGTGAATCATAGACAAGCTCCTGGGGGCAGCAGTTCTCTCATGAACATGTTGATTGATATTAGGGCTAGataatagaaagaaaagaaagagcccTTAGATCCGCTTTTGGCTGCTAAAGGACGATCTCCAGGGCTTTGTCCTGTGTGGTTCTGGGGTCTCAAGCAATGGCAGACACGTTATACAGCGCTCCTGCCTGTACCTCTGGCATttacatttcagtttttcaatgaatTTCAGCTGCAGCTGGCAGTAGCTAGCCCCTTTGACAGAGTGGAGATGGCTGAATAGGCTGGGAAGTTTGAACTCTCCTCTCCTCAGGGTCCCTTCCATGCTTAGCCTGAGATTGGTTAGcaaagtgggagggagggaagggcgtCCTGCCATACTACAGATGGAGGATTTCAGTGTGAGGTCAGGATAGGAGCTCCCACTAGCACAGAATTCATCCTAGAGAGGGGAGAAAAGACATGTTTCAAAAACAGACAACTTTTTCCAGGAAACCCCGGTGACGGGTCGTAAAGCTGATGTTGTCAAGGCGGCTCACCTCTGTGCTGAAGCTGCCCTGCGCTTGGTAAAACCCGGAAACCAGGTGAGAATGGTTTGGCGCTGCCCAGCTGTATCTAGAGGGTCAGGAATGCACACGCACGCCCTCCCCTTGCTCTGTGGCCCTGTACATGTAGAAATAGAAAGCTGTGACCTTCTCTGGAAGGGGTGGATCAACTGTGTGGGGAACTACAGCCAGCTGGCCATAGACAGCTGAGCCACATTCTGGGGTGAGCACGAGCTATGTGGCGTGGAGTGTTGTGGCTTTAATGCTGTGTACAGCATTAACTGTCCAGCAGGATTTGAGCTCTCCTTGGGAAGAAGCCATCATTACACAAGAGCTTGGTACTACTGCCTGTGGGTCCCTCCCTGAAGACAGCTGAGCACCCTTAGCCATTTTAAGGGTTACGAGTCACGGCAGCAGACCACATGGTCAGATGAACCTTGTTTCACAGGGTTGGTGGCTTGCTTTTCAGTTTGAGGTGTGGTGAGCAAGAGAGCCAAAGGGAGTGAACCTGTCACGCTTGCTGGCTTATGTCTGTGACCTGCATCTTGGAGGGTTTTGCAGATACCTTGGATAAGCCAAAGGGCTTATCATTTAAATGGATAAGATTTATGGGGTTTGCACCAATTTCCTTGGGAGACTGTCACATTCCAATAGAGCTCACTGTTCGGGAATGTTTCCTGATAATTGGCTTAAATTTCTCTTTCTTGATTTCTTGCCATTCCTCATAACCATCCCCCTTGGGGCCCTAAACCACACTTCTGTCCTTGGTGTTCGCACTTCTCAAATACTGTTGACATTCTCCTTTCATCCATGTTACCAGCCCCCGACCATATCGACTTACTATGTGACCTGTGGCCTGTGAATTAATCTTGCTGGGCTTTAGCTCCTTGTCTGTAAATCGGGATAATGCTCCAGTCCTTTCTTCCACGCTTGGTTTATCCTAGTGGTATCCGCATTGCAGATTAGGACCTGTCTCCTAcaatgtgtgtgtacagtgcctagcaccatggggacTTTGGACCACTGCCATAGCacaaaacacacctttttttcttCTGGATTTGTATTTTTGCTGTTACCTTGTCATTTTTGCGGGTATAAAACAACACAAAACCTGTGATTGTTTCAGCTCCCTAAATGTTAGGGGATGTTGCGGGAGCCGTTAAGTTAGAAAATGCACTGGTTTCATTGCAGAACACAGATGAAATCCCTGGTGTGTCTGTGGCTTGAATTTTAAAATCTTGACTTGTTCTCCTGTCTTTTTACTCCCACAGAACACACAAGTGACAGATGCCTGGAACAAAATAGCGCACTCGTTTAACTGCACGCCCATCGAAGGTGAGGTCTTGCTGAGTTCAGAGCAAGTGACAGCCAGAGGAGAAGTAAAGGTGCACTAGTCCTATCCAGGGAGCCCTGGCCTACTCAATTCAAAACCTTGGGAAGCTTTTGATGGTTATGAGTAGGGCTCCATGTCTGTCGCGGATTAGGGCTCTGGTGCACTCTCCCCCAAGCTTTCTGCAGGCTCCCTGTGAGACTGGGCGGAAATcatttaacctctgtgcctcCAGTTTGCCCGTTGGTACAATGTGGATGTTTAACTGTGTAGGTGAGGGAATGTGTTTAAGTTGCTTGGGGATCCTTTGCTGAATGATGCTAtaaggcagtgtgtgtgtgcggctCCTGTCGATAGTTAACTGGTTGGCATTTTCTCAGTAATACCATTCTGAATCGGAGAGTAGGAAGTTGCCCTTGGCAGCATCTTAGACAAATCAGATCATAATGTTTGAACAGGtgtctgggagctgagctcaCAGTTCTCAGTTAGGTTCAGCTTTGGAGGGGTTAGATTCCTATCAGTAAACATCAGTTTCACTGTATTCAGACAAACCAACGAAAAAACGGTCATTGGTGGGTCACTGAAATGTACAGATCAGCAAAGTAAGAAAGGAAAGGGCTGCTTGACAACTTAGAGCAATGGTCCCCAAACCTTTGAGGGTCCTCCatccccttacccctgtccgtgTCCCCCCTGGAGCATCTGGGGGGGGTGGACAGGGATTAGGGGGccatgggtgggggggtggtctGGAGCAGGACTGCAGCTAACGGATGGggctggcatggggccagggacGTGGGGGGGCGGTgatgggagcagggctgggggggctcccctccaacccccatgggggctggtctGGGCCCTTCTGGGCCTTCCCCCCCATGTCCCACACTTTGGGGATCTCTGACttaaagtttgatttaagaacagtTACTTTGTGTGTTtcgacatgtgatgttgacaaattTGTGTTTTAGTGGTTAataagctttgattttttttaccatcattaaataattgtttgaCCTCCCCATAAACTCCTGCAcctgtgaacatttaaatggaTACAAATTGAAAGTAAATGCTTAAATATAAACATGGAAATTATCTATCAAAATTATAAACACAAATATCTGGACAGGTTCTGTTATCCTGTTTGTTTGCTTGCGGAGCGATGTGACTGTCAGTTACTTCAGCAACAAATCACGTTGCCACTAATCAGTTAAATCCCAGGACATACTGTAGCAGGCTTGTTTTCTCAGCTCGCTGCAGAGAGCTGCAGTTCCAGGACTGGGCTGTTTGTTGCGTGGGATGTTGTGTAGGTCTCGCCAATGCTTTGCTCCGCGCTCTGGGAGAAAAACATCACCTCGGCTACAGCGAGGAGGCGGCTGCTCACGCTGTCAAGGGAGGTCAAGCAGCCACTGTTTTGGAAACAGTCGGGTGCCGTATTTATGCGGTCACTGGCAGTAGCAGCATTAGACCCAGTTTATGAAAACAAATGGAGCCGTTTTCTGCCTCGGCTCTGATCTCTTTGCCATTACTGGCCGCAGTCCTTCCAAAATGGAGACATGTTAGTTTCCGTGCTGTGGCTGATGATTTGGGAAGCAGATTAGGAACGGCCTTTTGGCTTTTCTTGATGAATCTGAATTCTAACATGTACTGCAAAGCAGACAGGGAGACTGAGTTGAGCCCAAAAGTATTTGCTGAATGCCCCATTAGCTAGACTGTGCAGGGGGGACATAAGTAATCTAAACATTGGCAAAAACATTTCTGCCTCCATGCAACCCTGGATACACTCAAGAATGTGTCATTCAGAGACATTGGATGCTGGTAATTCCCATGCAACTGCTGATTCTCCCAGTAGCTGCTGTCCCAGGCTACAGAGACTGCAAAGAAGAATGTCAGCTTGTTTAAAACACATGATGCATGATTTTAGGGGGCGGGGCTTAGACCACGTCCTCCTGGAGTCACCGCTGAGCCGGTGTGATCTGATGGTTAGACTGTTGTGCTGGGAGTTGGAAGTGGTACAAAGGAATCTATCTGTGGCTGTGCCTAGGACATGAAATTACCCCTCTAAAGTGGGGACCTTTGCTTTATGTCACAGAATAGTTGTGAAACTTAATGAATGAAGCCGTTTGAGATCCCTGGACGGAGGGGGTGGTAGAAGGGCAAACTGTCTCAAATTTTAGTTTTGCTATTCTCCCTCTAGCAGAAAGCTTAAGGGCATGTTCTTGGAGCGTTAACAATGCAAATCACTCTGTAGCTGGTTTGCAGCTCTGAGGTGCTGATGGATTCTCTTAACTTGGCAGGGATGCTGTCACACCAGCTGAAACAGCACGTGATTGATGGAGAGAAAACTATCATCCAAAACCCTACAGACCAGCAAAAGTAAGTCTCCTCTCTAGGATTGTCACTTCTATCAGTAGTATTGCGAGGGGGTGAGAGACCAGATCTGCAGTGAGAATCACCTCTCTTTTCTAGTTCCCGTCTTGTGGTACCTGGCTGGGTGGGATAATGGGTGTTCGTTAGCCCAGAGTCTTCCATTTTTTCTTACATTAAGGTAATTTATGATGCTCTGCCTTGGCAGCTTGGGATGGGCGGTAGTGACTGAAGGTTGTTACCCCCTAAACCTTTTGCTGGCATCTGTGCAGTCAGCTGGTCTCTCTAGAAAGTGTCCCCATCACtaagtcagtccttggcctctgcgACTGCCAGCAAAATCGCCAACCATTCCCAGTTGTGACAGCGGATTGCTTTAATGGTGTGGACACAAGTTCACCAGGAACTAGATTGAGACCAATCAAATTAGTTCCCATAGGCTGCCATTTTCAGTCACATCTTGGACCTAGATATCCCATTTCCTTCCACCAGCTCTTCCCTTTCCTTCAGGGATAGGTTCTGGTTGTTTAGACCCAACATTGAGGATTTTGGGCTTTTTAAAATCTAGAATCTACTACTTACCTTGGAAGGACCATCTTcgtgttctgggtttgtacagcgcctggcacaatgggcccTGGTTCATGcttggggctcctaggtgctaccatacaAATAACAGAATAAATTTTACTAGAAAAGTTTCTGtgacatttgttttaaatatcttcAATTAAAATCAATCTGTAAGCTGGAGTCCGGACTCTCCAGCATTGAGCTAATGCAAGACATACTGGAAGTGAAAGTGACCCATCTGTGATCTAGGCTGAGCCAAGTGCAGAGAGTAAACAAcataagtgattaaaaaaaagtgtttcttaAAGTCCCTTCCATCTTAATGATTGAAGATGGTGCTGGTGGCCGGGGCAGCGAAGGATTCCCTGAATGATGGTTGTCTGTCAGGTCTCTAGAACCACAGCAGAGCACCTCCATGGAGCCTTACCTCTATCTCCTGTATGTCGGTTTGATTACGCTCCTCTAATTGGTGTGTAAAGCATCACGTGTGCTTGTGGCACTCTGTACgcggccctccccctgcccccagctctgtaCCACAATATTATTAGAGCGAAGGAGGGTTTTCCCTTGTAGAGATGTCTCACTTTGCTCACTCGCCAAAACTCTCCCGCCTAGGAAGGACCATGAAAAAGCCGAGTTTGAGGTCCATGAAGTTTACGCCATTGACGTGCTTGTCAGCactggggaagggaaggtgaGTGTCCTTCAGCACGCTGTCACTTTATGCCCGTGGGGACTTCAGAATGGCCCCTTGATCTGAACGTGGCATTGGGAGCCAGACTCTCAGCAAGAGTTCCACAGCCGATCCAATTACTTCACCTCTTTGGGTCTCCATTGTCCTGTGTGTAAAATGGAGACCCCTCGGGGagagctgggagtgtgtgtgtgaagccCTGTGGAGGTACCGAAGCCCCAGCATGCACTCAGTCCAACTGTCTGTTGGTTGTGTTTGTCTCGTTTGTGTTTTTAGGCAAAGGATGCTGGCCAGAGAACTACCATTTACAAAAGGGACCCCTCCAAGCAGTATGGCTTGAAAATGAAAACCTCCCGTGCCTTTTTCAGCGAGGTGGAGAGGCGCTTTGACACTATGCCATTTACTCTCAGGTattctctcttcttcctttcatGGCCTCCCCATCTGCCCAGAATAGGGGCCTTGCAAGAGCCCTCACCTGGTTATTGACAGCAAAATCGGTTTGACAGCTGCTCTGCCACAGAGGGTGCTGTTATGGCAGGGTTTGCTGCGGCTGGACAAGCCATAGGGAGGGGATGTGATTGACTTTGACATTTTACCCCGACCAGGAGATTCAGACCCCTCTGGGGTCTGTGAGGATTTGAGACCCTCCTGTTCCTTGTGGGGGGTTGCAGCTGAAATACAGTCCTGTCGTATCCACAGAGTGGAGTCAAAGCTGTGTCAGGATGCAGGGGTATTTCCAAGCCCCATTTTTTTGCCTGATGTGCGctttaggaaaaagaaattacTTCCCAGGTTAATGCTCCATTTGTGCCTCAGATCAGTGGGCTTTTTCTGGGATTCTGCGTTCACTTAGCTCCATTACCTTCCTGAGCTTTCATCCATGCACCTGCTACCAGCAACACACCGCAGCAGGGCTGGCCTCTAGGTGGGGAGGGGCCAAGTAACATCTCCAGCCAAACCCCAGCGGGAAGTTAGGCAGCGTGGTTGGGTCTGTAGCTTGGCTCACAGGGCTTCCCCCTTCTCTGGTGAAAACAGTAGTCCGTTGTGCAATCCTTAGAGCAGCGAGAGAGGCAGAAGCTcaggtgtgtgtctctctccctttcttgcAGGGCATTTGAGGATGAGAAGAAGGCCAGGATGGGGGTGGTGGAATGCGCCAAACACGAGCTGCTCCAGCCTTTCAATGTCCTCTATGAAAAGGAAGGTGAGTCCGTTGGTGTGGGGGGCTTGCAGGAGAGCAAAATGGCTGGAAGAGCAACTTCTGGTCCCCTCAAGGGCTCTCATCAGACAGGTTCCCTCTGTAGCCATGTCCCCGCAGGGTGGTGCTGTGCAGACACGTGCTCCCAATAAAACAGGAGATTTCTTCGCTAAGTAGCTCTTAACCCCTTGGTTGCCAGGTCTTGCGTAAGAATAATTCTGGTGGTGAGATCTTTTGGACAATGGGGGATAATCTCCCCGGTGTGGTGATGGAAGCGTTGTCAGTTTGGTTTACTTAAAGGTTAGCCTGGAGGACCTACTTTAGGAATGATCCTGTCCTGAGCGGGGAGGGACGTAATTGAAACACTACAaatgcagtaagaaaaggaggacttgtggcaccttagagactaacaaatttatttgagcataagctttcgtgagctacaactcacttcagaTGCAGTGTCAGTTTACCGATTGTCCCAGCAGATGCGCCGGTGGGAGAACATGGTGGACTTTGGGTTACGCACTGTTCCCCCACCGTCAATGTGTAGTCCAGCGTGTTGGCTCTAACTGTGATTCCTGCTTTACAGGCGAGTTCGTCGCCCAGTTCAAATTCACAGTGCTTTTAATGCCCAACGGTCCCATGAGGATAACCTGCGGCCCCTTCGAGCCGGAGCTCTACAAATCCGAGTTTGAGGTTCAGGATGCAGAACTGAAGGTCAGTCCGAGGAAATGCGTTTGCTTTCCTGAAGTGCATAGAATTGCATGAGTCcccccagagtagtgggtggttGTTTATTCTCTCTCTGCCGTTTGGATCTGTAGAACCCCCCGGTAAGGCAGGGCTGTGCTTTTATCCCCTGACGGGAACGGAGGCCCAGAGAGGCCAAGCTCCTGCAGAGGCAGAGTGAAGGTTTGATGAGAAAGCCGAGCACCTAGTTTTGAAGCTGAGCGGAGCCAGCTAGAGCTGTCTGGGGGCGTGGTTCTGATGCGCTGCTCTGCACATGTGAGAAGGTGGCAGAGGAATTCAGAGCAAAGAGGAGCTGCAGTCTGGTTTCACGGTGGTGGTGTCAGGAACATGATCTCCAGCAGGCTCGTCCACAAATGGCACCTGCTTGGTCACGGGTGTGTCGTCCTTTCCTGCACGGCCGTGGGGATTCAGAGGGGCTGTGCAGTGTCATTGCCCAGCCCAAGCCGTCCAGGACATGCTGCTGTTCCTTTATGGCTGGCAAAGGCTTGTTTTGCTATGTTGGAATCTCCCTTTTTCCCCAGTCAGAGCAAAGAAAACGGCTCTCTGTCCTGGCTGCTtaccttctcttcctcttcctagGCACTGCTACAAAGCTCCGCCAGCCGGAAGAcccagaaaaagaagaagaagaaggtaaTTTGGCTGTGTCACTTCATAATGGCTGGATCTCACACACATACAGGTTAACTGCATCTTGGGAGACCCCAAACTCTCCACTCAGGCCTTAGCAAAAAGATATTTTGACTCCTCGTAGCCTAGCAGAGCTCTTACGGCTGTGGAAGAGGGAGATGGATTCTGTTTCGGCTCATGTGTTGTTAATGGGATTATTCGCTCCAtcccaaattctgctttcttcaCTGGCCGGGGGGTGACTGACTAACGCCCCTTTTCTGGAGGggagttgcacaggtgtaactgaaagcagaatttggtctgcaGGATCTTTACCACTAGCCAGGCCAAAGAGAACCCAGCACGCCTCACAGATCCCAGAGTGAGTTTGCAACACTGGAAGGTGGAGAGACTGTTTTCTTGCTTGTAAACTGATCAGCCTTGATGTGGAGTCATTGAGGAATAGTGACTTGTAGCCTGGTATCAAAGCAGAGCTGCACTCCGGGAGATGTCAGCAGGGAAAGGGACTAGATCAGCTGAGAGTTGACCGGCTGGTATTGCTGATAAGGTGGAGAGCTTCAAGAGACTTCtctgggtgggggaagagaactCTTCTTGCACCAACACCAGTGAGATCCTGGGAAGGGAAGAAACGCCCAGTGCTCCCGACAGGAGATGAACCAAATtagtggggttggggaggggaggcaggcgGAGGCTGGCCTTCGAAAGGGAAGGGTGATGCTGAAGCAAATGGAGTATTGCAGGCTGGCAGACTCCAGGGTGCTGTGGGCCTGTGTCTCTCCAGGTTCTCTCCAGAATTAGTTAGCGGTTCTCCCCCCGAAGCAGAGTCACTTATCCCTGCTTGGGTTCGTTTCCACAGGCATCTAAGAACGCAGAGAACGCCACCACGGGGGAAACAGCAGAAGAGAACGAAGCCGGCGATTGAacggccccagctcccctcatGTAGCACCCGAGTCTCTcgcacgccccccccccaaaaacgaGAAATAAAAATCTAGTGCTGTCTGTCTCTTTACACCCCCAATGACAGACAGCCTGGACTTCCCACTGACAACAGCCAGCTCCGATTGACTCTGCTCTGAGGGAGGATTCACTCAGCAACTTCAGActgctttcaaacaaacaaaaataataaaaccaggAGTAAAAACTAGTCTATCCCCCACTCTTTCTAACCTTTGATACCACTCGTGCTTGTTAAAGAGGTGAGTGACTACACTGTTCTGAGAGAGGGGGAGTTAGACAgctcttcttttctcttcctcctcccttccttcaTTTCTCCCTTTAAAGATTTTGTGAGCCCTcttggtgtggggggggaaatcttCAGTTACATCTGGCAACCAACCGATTTAAGCCTGAGAAGTGCCATGTGCTTAGGGAGCCGGTACGCAGGCATGGTGTAACACCTCTGCTTCCCAGCACTCCCCCTGCCCGCAAGGACATTTCTCTTCTACTTAAAACTGTTACCTTGGTGtggaatttttcactttttttagcCTGTATATTTAAAATTGGGAAAGTCGTATCTAATTTTATGTCCCCCCCCGAGACTGTAGACCATTCAGCCTGTTGAGTGTTGGCTTGCGTTGGTTTCTGTCTAAGCTCTGTTTTTAATACACAGGTATGATAAGCTTGTTTTTAATTGAGACTGTCGTAACGTAAGGAAGGAAGCACTCAATTCGAGCCATTCTTCCCCACTAACCCCTTGCAAAACTCCTCCTAAGGGCAAGAGGCATCTGGAGCGCCCACCAGCTTCAGTTCAGTACCTTGCCAGCGTTTTTTAACTTCCCAACGTCACGGGGCAGTTcagcattctttttttttcccccatacacCAAAACAGCTGCCGCTGCTTATGTTGTATACAGTCAGCTTTTTCAGAAGAatgcccctctccttcccacacgCCCTTCTGTGCCATGAAAGAATTTGGGAAACGCTGCAGAAGTGAGCAGACCTGGGCTAGACTTCACCCCTGGGAATCTCTTTTCTATAGTACgtctttttttaaagctgtcCGGTTGAATTGTACGGATCTGAGTGAGGGTTTTGTTATCCAGCCAGGTCTCTGTCTAAGCACTTACTGTAGCTGGCTTGGAAGGCCTCCTGCCTGTTAAACAATACCCTTTCTGATGAGCGCACCTGTGCTTTTCTGCAGGTCAACTGCTTCCTTGGCAGTATTTGAGTTTGAAAATTTAACCAAGAAAAAAAGAACCTTGCAAATGCTACCAAAGTTTACGTCAGTAAAAGGAAATAAACAAGATTTTTCCATCTGTCTACAAACTGCTCCCATTTCTAAACTGTGTTCAGCTCTTGTAGGGGATTGGGTAGTAATAGAGATACCGTGGGCTATATTCTGAATGGATGCAGGGTAGCTGCCATTACACACTGAAGTGGCAGCGAGACGTGCCTGTCCAAGACTTTGAAATCGCAGGTTGGCTTAGTTATAGGCTGCTCCCAAATGTTAACCATGAGCTTAAGGGAAAATAAAGATGCCTTGTTCCTGAAGAGGAACATTTTAGCATTTATAAGCAATACACTGTCTATTGCCTTTGGTAAAGGAAGGGCAGGGCTAATCTTTCTCATTCACAATACCGATTGATAAACCACTAAGACTTGCTGGAGGtttatttaattttctatttttactTTGAAATAACATTGGGAAAAGATGTACCTCTCGAGACAAGGAAAACAATTCTGGTTGTGAAAAGTTTGAAACAAAATTCCCAAGAAATATTCTGTAacggattttttttccaaataaaatggACTAGTGACACTGCTGTTTGGAGAGAAGAATGGCTCTGCTGTTTTGGGGTCTGTGGTGTTGCGGCGGGCGGGGAAGGAGTATGTGTAGGTATATGAAAGAGAAGAAATGTGGGCTGTATTAGTTCTGTAATCCATTTCACCCGAAAAGGTTTTAAGGCATCTTGCACTGCATCCTGTGCAGCAtccttgaaatgcagccacctctggggtggaggcagcTGGACAGAGCATAGCATGCTCTGCaacagtggggaggaaaaaaTTTGACCAAAGGCAGGGATCTTCAAATCCAAAACCCCACTTTAGAGTTTTGGGTATTGCCCGACAGACTCAGGCGTGAAAACTCCCTTACCTCCTTTGGAAGGTCAAAGGGCCTAGTTAACCCTGCTGGGGTTGGTCCGAGAGAGTTGGGGCATTTCAAATTCTGATGTTAAAGTCATCAGGTCATTTTAGCTTCATAGGTTCTGGTGAGGGTCATCCAGCCTGGCTGTACCACAGGCAGGAGGCAAAGGCATCCCTGAGGGTGTATTCAGTGCGTGGATGTTTAGCATGAGAAACTGACCCTCTGTTGCTGTCTGATCCTAGTGCCAGAACAGTTATTTAGTTGTCCTTTTAAATTCTGGTACGGTAAATGCTCAGCCCCTTGGTCTCATTCATTGTGCGAGGTTAACGCATCCAAAGAAGTGTGGGTGGAGAAAGCAAGCGTCCCTATGCTGGGGATTTTTGCATGGAATATCCCTGAGGTCAGTCTGAGTAGGGTCGCTAGGATTTTCACCTGCCTTGTAAGTCTGTTCCAAACCCcatctggcagcagcagaggggtgAGTTGTGGCACAAATGTCTCGGCACAGCTGTGTAACTCAGCTGTAGGTTTTTCTCTTCCGCTACTGTCACCTTATTGCTGCGTGGCCCTCAGGGAGCAGATGTTGCCGTGTCTCGTGTAGTAGATTAGCCAGCCTGAGTGTGACAGGGGGCTTGTGGGTTTTATCCCTGGCTCTCCCTTGCTCTGATGTGGATCAGGGAAGTCTGTTTCTCCACTCCTAGAATAGGTCTAATGCCGCATCTCCATGGGTGGCTGTGAGGTTCGAGGGCTGTTTATAAAGGGCTTGGAGATTCACAAATGGAAGGTACTAGGGAAGGACATTGCTTGTTTTCAGTGCTGTCCTGTGAGCGGCTGTGACTGGGGgccgggggtgggtgggaaggggagaatggtggagacatttatttttttaaataggaggAGATGTAAGAAAGTCAGTGGTGCTGCTTTTTGCCAGGCAAAATGGTGAATTGGCAGGAGCTTGTTGACTGTTCCAGCTACGCTAGGTGTTGAAACTGAAAATCTACTAGAAACGTGAGGTCCAGCATTGGCCTGTTGTATGTTCTCACCCACCTCTGGCTTTGTGGCAGTTACCAAGAAAGTCAGAGGAAGGCTGCTCCAAATGGCCTCTTGGTGCACTCCTGTAGGATGGGCTCAGAAAGTTTCTAGACTgacgggggaaaaaaaattgcattcagtGGTTTACTTTGCACTAGAATCTCCCTGGACATTAATGCCTTTGGACCACTTTGGCTACACCCAGCTTGTCAGAGTCCTTGTTCAGAACCTCCTTGACTGCTACAGTCATCTTGTTATCACTGAAATGCTTCCCACCAAGGTCATCCTTCCACTTGGGGACCAGGCAGAAGT is a window encoding:
- the PA2G4 gene encoding proliferation-associated protein 2G4: MSGEEEAAELTIAEDLVVTKYKMGGDIANRVLRAVVEAAKSGGSVLSLCEKGDAMIMEETGKIFKKEKEMKKGIAFPTSISVNNCVCHFSPLKSDQDYILKDGDLVKIDLGVHVDGFIANVAHSFIIDAAKETPVTGRKADVVKAAHLCAEAALRLVKPGNQNTQVTDAWNKIAHSFNCTPIEGMLSHQLKQHVIDGEKTIIQNPTDQQKKDHEKAEFEVHEVYAIDVLVSTGEGKAKDAGQRTTIYKRDPSKQYGLKMKTSRAFFSEVERRFDTMPFTLRAFEDEKKARMGVVECAKHELLQPFNVLYEKEGEFVAQFKFTVLLMPNGPMRITCGPFEPELYKSEFEVQDAELKALLQSSASRKTQKKKKKKASKNAENATTGETAEENEAGD